From Fusobacterium sp. DD2:
GCAGCACAAACTATATCTTCTCCATATTCTGCATAGTTTGAGTGTCCGGTAGCTTTGTATCCTACAATTCTACCCTCATTTCTGAAAACTTCAACTTTTGTCATAAACAATTAAGCATTGATTGAAGTAACTTTAATTTCAGTAAATAGTTGTCTGTGACCTTTTTTTCTGTGGTATCCTTTTTTTGGCTTGTATTTGAAGTTAACTACTTTAGCACCTTTACCTTGAGCTACTACTTCTGCAACAACTTTTGCTCCTTCTACTACAGGAGTTCCAACTTTTACAGTTTCTCCGTTAGCTACGAAAAGAACTTCGTTTAATTCTACAGTTTCGTTAACTTCAGCATTTAGTTTTTCAACTCTTAATACGTCACCTTCTGTAACTTTGTACTGTTTACCACCAGTTTTTATAACTGCGTACATTTTAACACCTCCAAAAGTATTAACAAAATCGCTGAATAGGGTTGCTGATGACCTTATTTCATGCGTAATCTAGCATAAAGTTTATCATAAATGTCAAAGAAAGTCAATAGATTTTATCTATTTTTTTATTAATTTATACTCTCTTTTATCATCTCATTTATCTTAATACACTCTTCATTTTGAGTGTTGGCCAATTTTCCAAACATTGTATAGAATATAGTATATGCTACCAATGTTGATCCTAACCTTGAAGCATGTTTATCATCTCTAAAATAAAGATTAGCATCAGGATATTTATCTATATAGTTCCACCAAACTGTTCCTGCAGGAATTACTGGAACTCCCAGTTTTTCACCAGCTTCTAAATATCCCTCTGTCATATCTTTCTGTTTTTCACGTTCGCTCTTCAAAGTCCATGTCATATATAAAAGTATCTTGTTGTTATTGGAAATATTTGCAATATCTTTTATCTTCTTTGCAGAATTATATAATACCTCTTTATCAAATCCACTTTGTAAATGTTGTAATATTATATAATCATAATCACCATAAAGAATATTAAACCTTGTCTCAGGTTCATTGGCATGATAATCCAACCCCTTATATCCCC
This genomic window contains:
- the rplU gene encoding 50S ribosomal protein L21, producing the protein MYAVIKTGGKQYKVTEGDVLRVEKLNAEVNETVELNEVLFVANGETVKVGTPVVEGAKVVAEVVAQGKGAKVVNFKYKPKKGYHRKKGHRQLFTEIKVTSINA